The proteins below come from a single Cryptococcus gattii WM276 chromosome D, complete sequence genomic window:
- a CDS encoding glycogen (starch) synthase, putative (Similar to TIGR gene model, INSD accession AAW45795.1): MPRSVHSPLLFEAAWEVANKVGGIYTVIKTKVPVTVREYGDRLCLIGPLSYKSAPVEVEAEEPGPGPFGDALRSMQERGVKLLYGRWLIEGAPRVLLFDTGSCYNRLDEWKGDLWNLAGIPSPPNDHETNETIVFGYMVAWFLGEFTARETDNAIIAHFHEWQAGLAIPLCRKRHIDVTTIFTTHATLLGRYLCAGSVDFYNNLQYFDVDHEAGKRGIYHRYCIERSAAHCADVFTTVSHITAFESEHLLKRKPDGVLPNGLNVVKFAAMHEFQNLHVQSKEKINEFIRGHFYGHYDFDLDNTIYMFTAGRYEFRNKGVDMFIESLARLNDRLKKMGSKTTIVAFIIMPAATNSYTIEALKGQAVTSQLKDCVDQVTSRIGKRIFEHACRYSGEHGTEVPNPEDLLSNEDKVLLKRRVFALKRNSLPPIVTHNMADDSNDPILNQLRRVQLFNRPEDRVKVIFHPEFLNSNNPILGLDYEEFVRGCHLGVFPSYYEPFGYTPAECTVMGIPNITTNLSGFGCFMEDLLESPEDYGCYIVDRRGQGVEESVNQLTGQLLSFSTKSRRQRINQRNRTERLSELLDWKSLGLEYVKARQLALRRAYPDSFNDDEPDFTGVRKVGVPLSAPASPRMRTGMMTPGDYATLTEEMEHLSTQDYMGAKSWKGINDDDDENHYPFPLVMKPRNRSDSLASAISGTATPSGGRKISEQDLAQADAALCNVEGIHADGVNGHH; the protein is encoded by the exons ATGCCTCGTTCCGTCCACAGCCCGCTCCTCTTTGAGGCTGCTTGGGAAGTAGCCAACAAGGTCGGAGGTATTTACACCGTCATCAAAACTAAGGTACCCGTTACTGTTAGAGAATATGGTGACCG TTTATGTTTGATTGGCCCTTTGTCTTACAAGTCTGCTCCTGTAGAAGTTGAAGCCGAGGAGCC TGGACCTGGACCGTTCGGAGACGCTCTTAGGTCTATGCAGGAGCGCGGCGTGAAGCTTCTTTACGGTCGATGGCTTATTGAAGGCGCACCTAGGGTGTTGCTCTTTGATACGGGATCTTGTTACAACCG TTTGGACGAATGGAAGGGTGACCTCTGGAACCTTGCCGGTATCCCCTCGCCTCCTAATGATCACGAGACCAACGAAACTATCGTCTTTGGCTACATGGTCGCCTGGTTCTTGGGCGAG TTCACTGCCCGCGAGACCGACAACGCCATCATTGCCCACTTCCATGAATGGCAAGCCGGTTTGGCCATCCCTCTTTGTAGGAAGCGACACATTGACGTCACCACTATCTTCACCACTCACGCGACTCTTCTGGGCCGTTACCTCTGTGCTGGCAGTGTTGACTTTTACAACAACTTGCAGTACTTTGATGTTGATCACGAAGCTGGCAAGAGGGGTATCTACCACCGATACTGTATCGAAAGGTCTGCTGCACACTGTGCCGATGTGTTCACCACCGTCAGTCACATTACCGCGTTTGAGAGTGAACACCTGTTGAAAAGGAAGCCTG ATGGTGTCCTCCCCAACGGTCTCAACGTTGTCAAGTTTGCCGCCATGCACGAGTTCCAGAACTTGCACGTTCAATCCAAGGAGAAGATCAATGAATTCATCCGTGGTCATTTCTACGGTCACTATGACTTTGACTTGGACAACACCATTTACATGTTCACTGCTGGTCGTTACGAGTTCAGGAACAAGGGTGTAGACATGTTCATTGAGAGTTTAGCTC GATTGAACGACCgtttgaagaagatgggcTCCAAGACTACCATTGTGGCATTCATCATCATGCCCGCCGCTACCAACTCTTACACGATCGAAGCTCTCAAAGGTCAAGCCGTCACTTCCCAGCTCAAAGACTGCGTCGACCAAGTGACCAGTCGTATCGGCAAACGAATCTTTGAACATGCCTGTCGATACTCTGGCGAACACGGTACTGAGGTTCCTAACCCTGAAGATTTGCTTTCCAACGAGGACAAGGTTCTGCTCAAGCGAAGAGTGTTCGCTCTAAAGCGAAACTCTTTGCCGCCTATCGTCACACACAACATGGCGGATGATTCGAACGACCCTATTTTAAACCAACTCAGGAGGGTACAATTGTTCAATAGACCTGAAGACAGGGTCAAGGTTATCTTCCACCCCGAGTTCTTAAACAGTAACAATCCTATCTTGGGTTTGGACTATGAAGAATTTGTTAGAGGCTGTCACTTGGGTGTCTTCCCTAGTTATT ACGAACCCTTCGGTTACACCCCCGCCGAGTGTACTGTCATGGGTATTCCCAACATCACCACCAACTTATCCGGTTTCGGTTGCTTCATGGAGGACCTTCTTGAGTCTCCCGAG GATTATGGTTGTTACATTGTCGACCGACGAGGTCAAGGTGTCGAAGAATCTGTCAACCAGCTCACCGGCCAACTACTCTCTTTCAGCACCAAATCCAGAAGACAGCGTATTAACCAACGTAACCGTACTGAACGCCTGAGCGAGTTGCTTGATTGGAAGTCCCTCGGTCTCGAGTACGTCAAGGCTCGTCAATTGGCTTTGAGGCGAGCCTACCCCGACTCGTTTAATGACGATGAGCCCGACTTTACTGGTGTGCGAAAGGTCGGCGTGCCGCTCTCTGCGCCTGCTAGCCCGAGGATGAGGACCGGAATGATGACTCCTGGGGATTATGCCACGTTGACTGAGGAGATGGAACATCTTTCTACTCAAGACTACATGGGTGCTAAGA GCTGGAAAGGCATCAacgacgatgatgatgagaaCCATTATCCTTTCCCTCTCGTCATGAAGCCCCGTAACCGCTCCGACTCTCTTGCTTCTGCCATCTCTGGTACCGCCACCCCTTCTGGCGGTAGGAAGATCTCCGAACAGGATTTGGCCCAGGCCGATGCTGCTTTGTGTAATGTTGAAGGGATCCACGCTGATGGAGTAAACGGACATCATTAA